A single window of Bacteroidota bacterium DNA harbors:
- the nhaD gene encoding sodium:proton antiporter NhaD: MYGLIITIFIIGYITIAFEHPLHINKAASAIITGVLCWTVYILFPLEFISSANFPASFTEAIKESKMVLTESELITHFVGHQLLHFLSEVAGILFFLLGAMTIVEVVDAHKGFSVITDRITTTNKVKLLWIISTVTFFFSAALDNLTTAIVMVSLLRKLISHKEDRMFFCGIVIIAANAGGAWSPIGDITTTMLWIGGQITAINIVKMLILPSIVCIVVPAVFLSFTLKGDVTRPENAIIPGGHHAKVSDSEKKIVFILGVAGLLFVPIFKTFTHLPPFMGMLLSLGVLWIVTELMHKGKSDEEKEAATVSGIIRKVDTPSVLFFLGILVAIGALQSTGILGTLASTMDELIGNQNVILITIGLLSSIVDNVPLVAAGMGMYNFPTDDPFWEFLAYCAGTGGSALIIGSAAGVAVMGMEKIDFIWYMKKMSLLALLGYFAGAFTFLLMQMFINS; the protein is encoded by the coding sequence ATGTACGGCTTAATCATTACTATTTTCATTATTGGTTATATTACAATAGCATTTGAACATCCATTGCATATAAATAAAGCAGCCTCAGCAATTATTACTGGAGTACTTTGTTGGACCGTTTACATTTTATTCCCTTTAGAATTCATTAGTTCGGCTAATTTCCCTGCTTCTTTTACAGAAGCAATAAAAGAATCAAAAATGGTCCTTACTGAGAGTGAACTTATAACACACTTTGTTGGTCATCAATTGTTGCATTTTTTAAGCGAGGTAGCAGGTATTTTGTTTTTCTTATTGGGCGCAATGACAATAGTTGAAGTTGTTGATGCACATAAAGGTTTTTCTGTAATTACGGATAGAATAACTACCACAAACAAGGTAAAACTTCTTTGGATTATCAGTACAGTTACTTTTTTCTTTTCCGCAGCCCTTGATAATCTCACCACAGCAATTGTAATGGTCTCGCTTCTTAGAAAACTTATTAGTCATAAGGAAGACCGCATGTTTTTCTGTGGGATTGTAATTATAGCGGCTAATGCTGGAGGAGCCTGGTCTCCGATTGGCGATATAACAACCACAATGCTTTGGATAGGAGGGCAAATCACGGCCATAAATATTGTAAAAATGCTAATTCTCCCTAGTATTGTCTGTATTGTGGTTCCAGCAGTATTTTTATCCTTTACATTAAAAGGAGACGTAACTCGTCCGGAAAACGCAATTATTCCAGGAGGACACCACGCAAAGGTTTCAGATTCAGAGAAAAAAATTGTATTTATCCTGGGGGTTGCAGGCCTTCTATTTGTACCTATATTTAAAACCTTTACCCATTTACCTCCATTTATGGGAATGTTATTGAGTTTAGGAGTTCTGTGGATAGTAACTGAACTCATGCATAAAGGGAAATCAGATGAAGAAAAAGAGGCAGCAACTGTTAGCGGAATTATTAGAAAAGTTGATACACCAAGTGTCTTATTCTTTTTAGGTATATTGGTGGCAATAGGAGCCTTACAGTCTACTGGAATTTTGGGAACCCTAGCAAGTACAATGGATGAACTAATAGGAAATCAAAATGTAATTTTAATTACTATTGGCCTTTTGTCCTCAATTGTAGATAACGTTCCACTAGTTGCAGCAGGAATGGGTATGTATAACTTTCCAACTGATGACCCCTTCTGGGAATTCCTTGCTTATTGTGCAGGAACCGGAGGCAGCGCCTTAATTATAGGATCTGCTGCTGGTGTGGCGGTTATGGGCATGGAGAAAATCGATTTTATCTGGTACATGAAAAAAATGTCTTTACTTGCACTCCTGGGGTATTTTGCAGGTGCATTTACATTTTTATTGATGCAAATGTTTATCAATAGTTAA
- a CDS encoding mechanosensitive ion channel family protein: MTNSFKAYLDKVYFSNTIEDYLWFLLLMALAIIFNKIISKYLSSLLFKLFDRYSEGVDKKKLFNLLYKPLSLLILLIIFYFATVHIQYPAEMDNKVFERLNLRNFFRTTHQLLLLVSLIWIVFRLIDFTEIILLHKAAKTETKQDDQIISFVTEFTKIIAGIFGVFIILGAVFNLDIGTLVAGLGIGGLALALAAKESLENLLASFTIFVDQPFVVGDLVQVGSTIGIVEKVGFRSTRLRTLEKSFLTIPNKKMVDNELDNLSLRTFRRARFSIGLIYSTSEEQITAIVRDIQLFIDEHPNTNQDGIVKFTEFGSSSLDVLVQYFVDTMDWNVFLQVKQEINFNIMGIVKKHGSNFAYPTTTVYLHPSNSI, from the coding sequence ATGACAAATTCATTCAAGGCCTACCTTGATAAAGTTTATTTCAGCAATACAATAGAGGACTATCTTTGGTTTTTACTTTTGATGGCCCTTGCTATTATTTTCAATAAAATAATTTCAAAATACCTGAGCAGTTTACTTTTTAAACTTTTTGACAGATACTCAGAGGGGGTTGACAAAAAAAAGTTATTCAATTTGCTGTACAAGCCATTAAGCTTATTGATTTTGTTAATTATTTTCTATTTTGCAACGGTTCACATACAGTATCCGGCAGAAATGGATAATAAAGTATTTGAACGTTTAAATCTTAGAAATTTTTTCCGTACAACACATCAACTGTTATTATTGGTATCCTTGATATGGATAGTTTTTCGACTTATTGATTTTACCGAAATAATTCTTCTTCATAAAGCAGCTAAAACAGAAACAAAACAAGATGACCAAATTATTTCTTTTGTAACTGAATTTACAAAAATCATAGCAGGAATTTTTGGTGTATTTATTATTCTAGGAGCAGTATTCAATTTAGACATAGGCACTTTAGTTGCAGGATTGGGAATTGGTGGACTAGCCCTGGCGTTAGCAGCAAAAGAAAGCCTGGAAAATCTTTTGGCATCATTTACCATATTTGTTGATCAACCATTTGTTGTAGGGGACCTGGTACAGGTTGGAAGTACAATTGGAATTGTGGAAAAGGTAGGATTTCGAAGTACAAGACTACGTACTTTAGAAAAAAGCTTCTTAACCATTCCAAATAAAAAAATGGTGGATAATGAATTAGATAATTTATCTTTACGCACTTTCAGAAGGGCGAGATTCAGTATTGGCTTAATTTATAGCACTTCCGAGGAACAAATTACTGCTATTGTAAGAGATATACAGCTATTTATTGATGAACATCCGAATACAAATCAGGATGGCATTGTGAAATTTACAGAATTTGGTAGCAGTTCTCTTGATGTCTTGGTTCAATATTTTGTTGATACTATGGATTGGAATGTGTTTTTACAAGTAAAACAGGAAATAAATTTTAACATTATGGGAATTGTAAAAAAACACGGAAGTAATTTTGCTTACCCAACAACAACTGTATATTTGCACCCCTCAAACTCAATTTAA
- a CDS encoding amino acid dehydrogenase codes for MKELLEKFENKRPELVFEWKDSETEAEGWIVINSLRGGAAGGGTRMRKGLDKREVESLAKTMEIKFSVSGPAIGGAKSGINFDPLDPRKTDVLKRWYKAVYPILKNYYGTGGDMNVDEIHEVIPITEGYGLWHPQEGIVNGHFNPNPSEKIRKLGQLRMGVSKIIENSKYTPSLYEKLMIADMVTGYGVTEAVKHYYNLYNGSLQGKRAIIQGWGNVAAASAFYLALYGVKIVGIIDRTGGVINSEGYDLEQVTALFLNKSGNTLQSPEIISFEETNNQIWDLKADIFIPGAGSRLITKEQIDRMINSGVEVISCGANVPFADSEIFMGPIAEYADSRLSVIPDFIANCGMARVFAFLMTTKEDITDEAIFNDVSDTIKTAMEKARNENSSKLNISATALKIALNQLL; via the coding sequence ATGAAAGAATTACTTGAAAAGTTTGAGAACAAAAGGCCTGAGCTAGTGTTTGAATGGAAAGATTCAGAAACTGAGGCAGAGGGATGGATAGTAATAAATTCCTTACGGGGTGGAGCAGCAGGTGGTGGCACTAGGATGCGTAAAGGGCTAGACAAAAGAGAAGTTGAATCGCTGGCCAAAACCATGGAAATAAAATTTAGTGTTTCAGGACCCGCAATAGGAGGCGCAAAATCAGGAATAAATTTCGATCCCCTTGATCCAAGGAAAACCGATGTTTTAAAAAGATGGTATAAGGCCGTATATCCTATTCTGAAAAATTATTATGGAACAGGTGGAGATATGAATGTAGATGAAATCCATGAGGTCATTCCAATAACAGAAGGCTATGGATTATGGCATCCCCAAGAAGGCATTGTAAATGGGCATTTTAATCCCAACCCTAGTGAAAAAATAAGAAAGCTGGGACAACTTCGTATGGGCGTTTCTAAAATAATAGAAAATTCTAAATATACTCCAAGCCTTTATGAAAAATTAATGATAGCAGATATGGTTACGGGGTATGGTGTAACCGAGGCTGTAAAACATTACTACAACTTATACAATGGAAGCTTGCAAGGCAAAAGAGCAATTATACAGGGATGGGGTAATGTAGCAGCAGCTTCCGCTTTTTATCTTGCCCTTTACGGTGTAAAAATTGTGGGAATTATAGACCGCACTGGTGGAGTAATAAATTCAGAAGGATATGATCTTGAACAAGTAACAGCATTGTTTTTAAATAAATCAGGCAATACCCTGCAGTCTCCTGAAATAATTAGTTTCGAAGAAACCAACAATCAAATATGGGATTTAAAAGCTGATATTTTTATTCCAGGAGCTGGGTCTAGACTCATAACAAAAGAACAGATTGACAGGATGATTAATTCGGGAGTGGAAGTAATTTCCTGTGGGGCTAATGTTCCTTTTGCCGATTCAGAGATATTTATGGGGCCAATTGCGGAATATGCAGATTCAAGGCTAAGCGTAATTCCTGATTTTATTGCAAATTGTGGAATGGCAAGGGTTTTCGCATTTCTTATGACAACAAAAGAAGATATTACGGATGAAGCGATTTTCAATGATGTCTCTGACACCATTAAAACTGCCATGGAAAAAGCCAGGAACGAAAATTCTTCAAAATTAAATATATCAGCAACTGCACTTAAAATCGCCTTGAATCAACTTTTATGA
- a CDS encoding anhydro-N-acetylmuramic acid kinase → MVKYTAIGLMSGTSLDGLDISLCNYIKNNEKWEFEFLGGKTIPYTNQWKKKLSEVENSSALDFSIINSQYGHYLGKCANEFITQNKTRVDFISSHGHTIFHQPDKNLTVQIGSGAAIAAECILPVVCDFRTIDVALNGQGAPLVPAGEAHLFNKYPYCLNIGGFANITLSKNNEKLAFDICPANIVLNYLVKLLNPELEYDDKGTNAANGVIDKELLYALNAIDFYKSTSYKSLGKEWVLKHIHPLILKEKYSPVELLRTFTEHIAIQIASVLNEQEPGEVLITGGGAFNNFLIARLKDLTRQKLIIPSEETILFKEAIIFGFLGVLRMEKQVNCLKSVTGADFDNIGGAVYWPKP, encoded by the coding sequence ATGGTGAAATACACAGCAATAGGCTTAATGTCAGGCACATCCCTGGATGGCCTTGACATTTCATTGTGTAATTATATTAAGAATAATGAAAAATGGGAGTTTGAATTCCTAGGGGGGAAGACCATACCTTATACTAACCAATGGAAAAAAAAACTTTCAGAGGTGGAAAATTCATCAGCATTGGATTTTTCAATAATTAATTCTCAGTATGGCCATTACCTTGGAAAATGCGCTAATGAATTTATTACGCAAAACAAAACCAGAGTTGATTTTATTTCATCTCATGGGCATACCATATTTCATCAGCCTGATAAAAATCTTACAGTACAAATTGGGTCAGGGGCAGCAATTGCAGCGGAATGCATTCTGCCGGTAGTTTGTGATTTTAGAACAATAGATGTTGCTTTAAATGGCCAGGGTGCACCTCTTGTTCCTGCGGGTGAAGCACATCTTTTCAACAAATATCCTTATTGCCTTAATATAGGCGGCTTTGCAAATATTACTTTAAGTAAAAACAATGAAAAATTAGCTTTTGATATTTGCCCTGCAAATATTGTATTAAATTATTTGGTAAAATTATTAAATCCAGAATTGGAATATGATGACAAGGGAACAAATGCAGCAAATGGCGTAATTGACAAGGAATTGTTATACGCATTAAATGCAATCGATTTTTACAAATCAACTTCTTATAAATCATTGGGAAAAGAATGGGTTTTAAAACATATTCATCCCCTGATTCTCAAGGAAAAATATTCACCTGTTGAATTACTGAGAACATTTACAGAACATATTGCCATTCAAATAGCATCGGTATTAAATGAGCAGGAACCCGGAGAAGTGCTTATTACAGGAGGAGGAGCTTTTAATAATTTTTTAATAGCAAGGTTAAAAGATTTAACAAGGCAGAAACTAATTATACCATCAGAAGAAACAATTTTATTCAAAGAGGCTATTATTTTTGGATTTCTTGGAGTTTTAAGAATGGAAAAGCAAGTTAACTGTTTAAAATCAGTAACTGGAGCCGACTTTGATAATATTGGAGGTGCTGTTTATTGGCCTAAACCATAA